The DNA sequence TGCAGGCCTTTGAGCGCCTGAGCAGCCTGTTTCTGCCCGCCAGTCAGCCGGATGCGGATTACCGTTTCCCGATGGGGGTGTTGCCTGACGAGATGCGCGAATGTTGCCAGCAACTGGCCAAACTGAGCGACAGCCTGCGCGGGCTGGCGGAGTACCTGCTAAACGATTTGGCGGAGAAAACCGGCAAGCATGATATGGCGAAGCTGCACCAGGCGATGCTGCGCATCAGTCGGCTCAATGGCTATTGGGAGGCGCAAAGCCACTTATGGCGACTGGCGGCGCTGGAGAAATCCTCCAATGCGCCGGTGTCAAAATGGCTGGTGCGCGAACGGCGCGATAACCAGTTGCATCTCTATTTGCATTGCGCCGGTATTCGGGTGTGCGACCAGCTTGACCGTTTACTGTGGCGCAACCTGTCGCATGTGGTGCTGACGTCAGCGACGCTGCGCTCGCTCAACAGTTTTGCCCGTTTAAAAGAGCTCTCCGGGCTGGATGAAGATGAGGGCGATACCTTTATCGCGCTCGACTCGCCGTTTAATCACCAGCAGCAGGGCAAGCTGGTTATCCCGCAGATGCGCTATGAGCCGCTGTTGGCTGATGAGGCGCAGCACATTGCCGAAATGGCGCGCTTTTTTCGCGCCGAGCTACAGCGGGAGGTGCATAAAGGCCTGTTGGTGCTGTTTGCCAGCCAGCGGGCGATGCAGCAGTTCTTAAGTGAGGTGCCCGATTTGCGCCTGATGTTGCTGGTGCAGGGGGATAAACCGCGTTACCGGCTGGTGGAGTTGCACCGCCAGCGGGTAGAGCAGGGCCAAACCAGCGTGCTGGTGGGGTTACAATCCTTCGCCGAAGGGCTTGATCTCAAGGGTGAACTGCTCTCACAGGTGCACATCCACAAGATAGCGTTTCCGCCGGTAGACAGCCCGGTCATCCTCACCGAAGGCGAATGGCTGAAAAGCCACAAACGCCATCCGTTTGTGGTGCAAAGCCTGCCAAGCGCCTCGTTTAACCTGATTCAGCAGGTCGGGCGGTTAATTCGCAGCCACGATTGCTTTGGCGAAATCGTCATTTATGACCGCCGCTTGCTGACCAAAGGTTATGGCGCACAACTGCTGGCGGCCCTGCCGGTGTTCCCGATAGAACAGCGCGCCATGCCGGGTGATGGCGAGGCGTCTTTTCCCTGACAAATCACCATGATGCCCTTATGATGATGGCTGCTGTTGCCTGTTAACTTTTGCCTTACCCGTGAGAGCACACCATGGATTACACCCGAATCATCAAAGAGGTTGGTCGCGGCAAAAATCATGCGCGCGATTTGAGTCAAGACACGGCATACCAGTTGTATAGGCAGATGCTCAATGAGAGGGTGCCGGAGCTGGAACTGGGCGGGTTGCTCATCGCCTTTCGCATTAAAGGCGAGTCAGAGGCTGAAATGCGCGGTTTTTATCAGGCGATGCGCGAGCAAACGCTGCCACTGCGCCCGCCGTCACAACGCCCGTTACCGGTGGTGATCCCAAGCTACAACGGGGCGCGCAAGCAGGCGAATTTAACGCCGCTGCTGGCATTGTTGCTGCATAAACTGGGGCTGCCGGTGGTCGTACACGGTGTGCGCCATGACCCGAGCCGGGTGACGACGTTTGAGATTTTATCGCTGCTTGGCGTGCCGTGCGCGCAAGATGCCGACAGCGCACAACAGGCGCTGGATCAGCATCAGCCGGTTTTTTTGCCGATAGACGTGCTGTGCCCGCCGATGGCCCGGCAACTCGATTTACGCTGGCGTATGGGGGTGCGTAACAGCGCCCATACGCTGGCAAAGCTGGCAACACCGTTTGATGACGCGGCGGCGCTGCGCCTTGCCAGCGTGTCGCACCCGGAGTATATCGGGCGCGTTGGCGCATTTTTTCATGATATCGGTGGCCGGGCGTTGCTGATGCAGGGCTCGGAAGGGGAAGTGTATGCCAGCGCGCAGCGCTGCCCGGAGATTCACTTTATTTATCAGCACCAGCAGCGCGTGCTGCAACCGCGTCAGGATATCGTGGTGGCGCAAGGCACGCTGGCGCAGGATAAATCGGCGCAGCAAACCGCAGACTGGACAGCCCGTTGTCTGGCAGGCGAGGTGGCCGTGCCGCAGGCCATCCGGCTGCAACTGGCCTGTTGTCTGGTCGCAGCGGGCGAAGCGCAGAGCCTCGATGAGGCGCATACTCTCCTTAATCGCCAACTGGTATCGTGAGCGGCGCTATTGTGAGAGGTGCTATTGTGAGCGGTGCTATTGTGTGTGCCTGTCGCTGAGGCTCTGTTGACGGCGACAGGACGGTATTCCCTGTCGCGGGCCGCGCATGTTGCGTGCCCGCGTGCTTTCCACCAAGGATAAATCATGTCTCATTTATCACAGCAGCAGATAGCTGACTATTTTGACGCGCTGAATCGCGATTATCTGCATGTGCATCGCAATAAAGAAACCCTGTTTTGGCAGCGTTATATGGGCACCGGCGACGAGTCTGTCGGCGAGCGTTTTACCGAAGCGGAAAGCGCCTGGAAGCGTTTTATCGCCAACCCGCAGCGGCTGGTGGAACTGCGCGCGCACCTCGCTGCGCTTGAGGCGCTGCCACCCGGTGAACAGCAGCGCGAGTTGTTACACGGCTTAAACGGCTGGTATCGCTTTTTTGATTGCAATGTGATTGAAGATGCCGAAGCGCAGGCGTTGATGGACGAAATGGTGGCGGCTGAAAACGACCTGTTTAGTCGCCGTAAACGTTATCAGCCGACGCACATCAACGAGCAGGGGGAGCGGGTGGCGGCATCGCTGGGCGAACTGTTGACCAACCAGGCCACCAACCCGAATGAAGCGGCACGGCAGAGCTCATATCAGGCATTACGCGACCTTGAGTGCTGGCTGGTTCAGCATGGTTTCCCCGAGTTGGTGAGCCTGCGTAACCGCTTTGCCCGACGCATGGGCTATCGCAATTTTTTTGACTACAAAGTCAATAAAACCGAGCGCATGACGCCGGAGCAACTGTTTGCCATTCTCGACAGCTTTGAGGCGCAAACCCGCGACGCTAACTTGCGCAGTTTACGTGAACTGGCGGCGGATAAAGGCGAGCAGGCGTTGCAGGCGTGGAACGTGCGCTATGCCAGCGCCGGTGACGTGACGCGAAAGCTTGACCCCTATCTGCCGTTTTCAGACTCGCTGACGCGCTGGGTCGAGAGTTTCAAACGCCTGCACATCAGTTTTAGCGGGGCGGAGATGCAGCTCGACTTGCTGGTGCGCCCCGGCAAATATGAAAACGGGTTTATGCACCAGCCGGTGCCGCCGTTTGTCCATGATGGTCAATGGCTGCCTGCCCAAATTAACTTCACCAGCCTGGCGCGACCCGATCAGGTCGGCAGCGGGGCTAAGGGCATCAATACGCTGTTTCATGAGGGCGGCCATGCGGCGCATTTTGCCAATATTCGCCAGAATGCGCCCTGTTTTGCCCAGGAGTTTCCGCCGACGTCGATGGCGTATGCCGAAACGCAGTCGATGTTTTGCGACAGCCTGTTGCAGGATGGCGACTG is a window from the Dickeya lacustris genome containing:
- the dinG gene encoding ATP-dependent DNA helicase DinG, which produces MTLTPALKQQIGQWYKALQQQIPDFVSRAPQRQMIAEVAKALAGDYPRHLAIEAPTGVGKTLSYLIPGIAIGRAELKTLVVSTANVALQDQIFNKDLPLLRQFIPDLTFTAAFGRRRYVCPRNLAALACDAPEQGALLLFMEEMQTSSADDRRTCERLQQTLHSGSWDGLRDHSQESVSDRLWQQLSTDKANCLARNCPYYRECPFFLARREIEDADVVVTNHALVMAAMESDSVLPAAKNMLLVLDEGHHVPDVARDALEMSGEVSVNAVQYQLDNLIQQVGFCLAQFPPKSPPRLMQPDRLGEQCGEVRAQLQAFERLSSLFLPASQPDADYRFPMGVLPDEMRECCQQLAKLSDSLRGLAEYLLNDLAEKTGKHDMAKLHQAMLRISRLNGYWEAQSHLWRLAALEKSSNAPVSKWLVRERRDNQLHLYLHCAGIRVCDQLDRLLWRNLSHVVLTSATLRSLNSFARLKELSGLDEDEGDTFIALDSPFNHQQQGKLVIPQMRYEPLLADEAQHIAEMARFFRAELQREVHKGLLVLFASQRAMQQFLSEVPDLRLMLLVQGDKPRYRLVELHRQRVEQGQTSVLVGLQSFAEGLDLKGELLSQVHIHKIAFPPVDSPVILTEGEWLKSHKRHPFVVQSLPSASFNLIQQVGRLIRSHDCFGEIVIYDRRLLTKGYGAQLLAALPVFPIEQRAMPGDGEASFP
- the ybiB gene encoding DNA-binding protein YbiB, with protein sequence MDYTRIIKEVGRGKNHARDLSQDTAYQLYRQMLNERVPELELGGLLIAFRIKGESEAEMRGFYQAMREQTLPLRPPSQRPLPVVIPSYNGARKQANLTPLLALLLHKLGLPVVVHGVRHDPSRVTTFEILSLLGVPCAQDADSAQQALDQHQPVFLPIDVLCPPMARQLDLRWRMGVRNSAHTLAKLATPFDDAAALRLASVSHPEYIGRVGAFFHDIGGRALLMQGSEGEVYASAQRCPEIHFIYQHQQRVLQPRQDIVVAQGTLAQDKSAQQTADWTARCLAGEVAVPQAIRLQLACCLVAAGEAQSLDEAHTLLNRQLVS
- a CDS encoding M3 family metallopeptidase; translation: MSHLSQQQIADYFDALNRDYLHVHRNKETLFWQRYMGTGDESVGERFTEAESAWKRFIANPQRLVELRAHLAALEALPPGEQQRELLHGLNGWYRFFDCNVIEDAEAQALMDEMVAAENDLFSRRKRYQPTHINEQGERVAASLGELLTNQATNPNEAARQSSYQALRDLECWLVQHGFPELVSLRNRFARRMGYRNFFDYKVNKTERMTPEQLFAILDSFEAQTRDANLRSLRELAADKGEQALQAWNVRYASAGDVTRKLDPYLPFSDSLTRWVESFKRLHISFSGAEMQLDLLVRPGKYENGFMHQPVPPFVHDGQWLPAQINFTSLARPDQVGSGAKGINTLFHEGGHAAHFANIRQNAPCFAQEFPPTSMAYAETQSMFCDSLLQDGDWLVRYARNRQGEPIPDALIQADIACRQPMRAFDERHILLVPYFEWQLYSMDDAERTPEAILQLARTVEQRILGIHGSPRPTMAIPHLLSMEPACAYHGYLLAMMAVEQTRHFFLQRDGYLTDNPAIGPDLMRHYWQPGNSLTHDETLRSLTGEGFNPDYLARACNLTVEQAWHDAQQSIEAARRRPQPAADFPLDARIRIVDGDQVLADNALGDEHMCQRFAQVIEESYPASS